A window of the [Chlorobium] sp. 445 genome harbors these coding sequences:
- a CDS encoding thioesterase, protein MSQNHNHSTLAVQHKPKVKAFEFSMPIDIMPHDIDYAGVVSNITYVRWLEVLRVKMIESYLSVEAQLKMDISPVLLKTEIHYKKAVKFLDKLIGKMWISHATQLRWTASAEFLVEGKPVAHAEQLGIFIKLSTMRPVPIPAELMRVYHEAERRLRHHHH, encoded by the coding sequence ATGTCGCAGAACCACAACCATTCAACGCTTGCCGTTCAGCACAAGCCAAAGGTCAAAGCCTTTGAGTTTTCGATGCCGATTGACATTATGCCCCACGACATTGACTACGCAGGGGTCGTAAGTAACATTACTTATGTGCGTTGGTTGGAAGTGTTGCGCGTGAAAATGATTGAGTCGTATCTCTCCGTGGAAGCGCAGTTGAAGATGGATATTTCACCTGTCTTACTCAAAACAGAAATTCACTACAAAAAAGCTGTGAAGTTTTTGGATAAGCTCATTGGCAAGATGTGGATTAGCCATGCAACACAACTGCGGTGGACGGCATCGGCAGAGTTCCTCGTTGAAGGCAAGCCAGTGGCGCATGCCGAGCAGCTTGGCATTTTCATCAAACTCTCTACAATGCGCCCCGTGCCGATTCCAGCAGAATTAATGCGCGTCTATCACGAAGCTGAGCGTCGCCTGCGGCATCATCATCACTGA
- a CDS encoding NAD/FAD-dependent oxidoreductase — protein MIIKAITTCLIIGAGICGLVAADALKRAGVKVIVLDKGRGVGGRLATRRIQSGTFDHGAQYFTVRDPKFHELVEEWLAAGIVAEWSRNFLMSTGPCGDESEPRYYGISGMTGIAKYLARNLDVQLNEKVVQLTAQHGRWQVATERGMLYHAETIILTPPVPQSLELVKRSGIPIPIKEKRLLESVTYLPCFGVLALLDGASKIPSPGGIWLYDSPVLWIGDNQQKGISKVPAVTIHASPTFSRMYWEADDEAIAQELIAQSAAWIGANVIHAELKRWRYSAPDTFVPEPYLVFTEPAPLLFAGDAFVSPCVEGAVLSGLAAAEHLLTEIRATLL, from the coding sequence ATGATTATAAAAGCAATTACAACCTGTCTCATCATTGGAGCAGGAATTTGCGGGCTTGTTGCAGCAGACGCCTTGAAGCGTGCAGGCGTGAAAGTTATCGTTCTCGACAAAGGTCGTGGTGTTGGCGGCAGGTTAGCCACACGCCGTATTCAGAGCGGCACATTTGACCATGGTGCGCAGTATTTTACTGTCAGGGATCCAAAATTTCATGAGCTTGTCGAAGAGTGGCTTGCTGCAGGCATCGTCGCTGAGTGGAGCCGAAATTTTCTTATGTCTACTGGTCCATGCGGAGATGAATCTGAACCACGCTATTACGGCATCAGCGGCATGACAGGAATTGCAAAATATCTTGCTCGCAACCTTGATGTTCAACTCAATGAGAAGGTCGTGCAGCTTACAGCGCAGCATGGTCGCTGGCAGGTTGCAACGGAGCGCGGCATGCTCTACCATGCCGAAACCATCATCTTAACGCCACCTGTGCCACAGTCGCTCGAGCTTGTCAAGCGCTCTGGTATTCCAATCCCTATCAAAGAAAAGCGACTGCTGGAGTCCGTTACTTACCTTCCTTGCTTTGGTGTCTTAGCCTTGCTCGATGGTGCAAGTAAAATCCCTTCGCCCGGGGGCATATGGCTCTACGACAGTCCTGTACTCTGGATTGGCGACAATCAGCAGAAGGGCATCTCCAAAGTGCCTGCCGTAACGATTCATGCTAGTCCTACCTTTAGTCGGATGTATTGGGAAGCCGATGATGAAGCCATTGCACAAGAACTTATTGCTCAATCTGCTGCGTGGATTGGTGCAAATGTTATTCATGCCGAGCTGAAGCGATGGCGATACAGTGCTCCTGACACGTTCGTCCCTGAGCCGTACCTTGTGTTTACTGAGCCTGCGCCGCTGCTTTTTGCTGGCGATGCATTTGTCTCGCCGTGTGTTGAAGGCGCTGTGCTCTCCGGTCTTGCCGCTGCCGAACATCTACTGACTGAAATTCGCGCCACGTTGCTCTAA
- a CDS encoding anhydro-N-acetylmuramic acid kinase encodes MRHLNLLFCKKERFAIGVLSGTSVDGIDVGYVHLMGYGARTKVKLLAFQTYPLEPALRQAILRNFTPELARLPELSALNFLIGEKFADAIVAFKTSFKVKQLDFIASHGQTFWHQPEPFRIGKYKVRSTFQLGESAVIANRIGVPVVSDFRVSDVAMGGEGAPLAPYLDWLLFRHRHLSRLLINIGGISNLTALKANGQRSDIIYFDCGAGNALIDMAAQHFFQKPFDKDGRFAAQGTPSPVLLKVWLREPYYQRKPPKSTGRELFSQDYFTRLLEQGKALHLSPYDIIATLTALTAESLAMQLRKFVLPKFPIDEAFVAGGGAENPTLMRYLQTALAPIPVHKQSELDGNTIPAKAKEAVLFAVLGNDFLSEQSASLSTSAILGKLSLPATVSVRSKSH; translated from the coding sequence ATGCGTCATCTTAATTTGCTGTTTTGCAAAAAAGAACGTTTTGCAATTGGTGTGCTTTCAGGTACATCAGTCGATGGCATTGATGTCGGCTATGTGCATCTGATGGGCTATGGCGCGCGCACCAAGGTCAAACTGCTGGCGTTTCAAACCTATCCTCTTGAACCTGCTTTACGCCAGGCCATTCTACGCAACTTTACGCCAGAGTTAGCACGCTTACCCGAACTTTCTGCATTAAATTTTCTGATTGGGGAGAAGTTTGCGGACGCTATTGTCGCTTTTAAGACCTCGTTCAAAGTTAAGCAGTTAGATTTTATTGCTTCACACGGTCAAACCTTTTGGCATCAGCCAGAGCCTTTTCGGATTGGCAAATATAAAGTTCGCTCTACATTTCAGCTCGGTGAAAGCGCTGTGATTGCAAATCGCATTGGTGTGCCTGTCGTCTCTGACTTTCGCGTCTCCGATGTGGCAATGGGCGGTGAAGGAGCACCGCTTGCGCCATATTTGGATTGGCTACTTTTTCGGCATCGGCATCTCTCACGGCTCTTAATCAACATCGGTGGTATCAGTAACCTGACGGCGCTTAAAGCTAATGGTCAGCGTTCTGACATCATCTACTTCGACTGCGGTGCAGGCAACGCGCTCATAGATATGGCTGCACAACACTTTTTTCAGAAGCCGTTTGACAAAGATGGCCGATTTGCTGCACAGGGCACACCTTCGCCAGTGTTGCTCAAAGTATGGCTGCGTGAGCCCTACTACCAACGCAAGCCGCCCAAGTCCACAGGGCGAGAGCTTTTTAGTCAAGACTATTTCACCCGGCTTCTTGAGCAGGGCAAAGCCTTGCATTTGAGCCCCTACGACATCATCGCTACGCTGACTGCTCTCACAGCCGAGAGCCTTGCTATGCAACTGCGAAAATTTGTGCTGCCAAAGTTCCCTATCGATGAAGCATTTGTCGCTGGTGGCGGTGCTGAAAACCCTACGTTGATGCGCTATTTGCAAACTGCACTTGCACCAATTCCTGTGCATAAGCAAAGCGAGCTGGATGGCAACACAATTCCAGCCAAAGCTAAAGAAGCGGTGCTTTTTGCTGTGCTTGGCAATGACTTTCTCTCAGAGCAAAGTGCCTCACTTTCCACATCCGCGATTTTAGGCAAACTCTCTTTACCTGCTACTGTGTCCGTACGTTCAAAGTCGCACTGA
- a CDS encoding F0F1 ATP synthase subunit alpha yields MTTAVRPDEVSAILRKQLSGFEAESDIYEVGTVLQVGDGIARIYGLAKVMAGELIEFPNGVMGMVLNLEEDNVGAVLFGDSELIREGDMVKRTGILASIPVGEAMLGRVINPLGTPIDGKGPIEAKIRLPLERRAPGVIYREPVKEPLQTGIKAIDSMIPIGRGQRELIIGDRQTGKTAVAIDTIINQANINRSLPPERKGETMYCIYVAIGQKGSSVAQVVGTLEKYGAMEYTTVISATASDPAPMQFIAPFAGAALGEFFRDTGRHALVIYDDLSKQAVAYRQVSLLLRRPPGREAYPGDVFYLHSRLLERAAKINRNDEIARAMNDLPEQIKPMVKGGGSLTALPVIETQAGDVSAYIPTNVISITDGQIYLESNLFNAGVRPAINVGISVSRVGGNAQIKAMKKISGTLRLDLAQYRSLEAFAKFGSDLDKATQAQLTRGARLVEILKQGQYAPVPVEEQVVSIFIGTNGFLDTLPINQVRKFEAEFLQSLRDKNPEILKSIAEKKEMTDEVTKQLKELAKNYLEVFKAKNKTN; encoded by the coding sequence ATGACCACAGCAGTCAGACCCGACGAAGTGTCGGCTATTCTTCGCAAACAGCTCTCTGGCTTCGAGGCTGAATCGGATATTTATGAAGTTGGTACGGTGTTACAAGTAGGCGATGGTATTGCGCGCATCTACGGGCTTGCAAAAGTGATGGCAGGCGAACTGATTGAATTCCCTAACGGCGTGATGGGAATGGTGCTAAACCTTGAAGAAGACAATGTCGGTGCTGTGCTTTTTGGCGATTCTGAGCTGATTCGCGAAGGGGACATGGTCAAGCGTACGGGCATTCTGGCGTCAATACCTGTTGGAGAAGCCATGCTCGGACGTGTGATCAATCCTCTGGGCACGCCCATTGATGGTAAAGGACCAATTGAAGCCAAAATCCGCTTGCCGCTTGAGCGCCGTGCGCCCGGTGTCATTTACCGTGAACCGGTCAAAGAGCCGCTGCAAACTGGCATTAAAGCGATTGACTCTATGATTCCGATTGGACGCGGTCAGCGTGAATTGATTATTGGCGATAGACAAACAGGGAAAACCGCTGTGGCGATTGACACCATTATCAACCAAGCCAACATCAACCGCAGCCTCCCGCCCGAACGCAAAGGTGAGACCATGTATTGCATTTATGTAGCGATCGGTCAAAAAGGCTCATCGGTCGCGCAAGTTGTCGGCACGCTGGAAAAGTACGGCGCAATGGAATACACGACGGTCATTTCTGCAACAGCCTCTGACCCTGCGCCGATGCAATTTATTGCGCCCTTTGCAGGTGCAGCACTCGGAGAATTTTTCAGGGATACAGGACGGCATGCTCTCGTGATTTATGATGATCTCTCAAAGCAAGCGGTGGCGTATCGTCAAGTCTCGTTGCTCTTGCGTCGCCCACCAGGACGAGAAGCCTATCCTGGAGATGTTTTTTACTTACACTCACGGCTTTTGGAGCGCGCCGCAAAAATTAACCGCAATGATGAGATTGCACGTGCAATGAACGATTTACCCGAACAAATTAAGCCCATGGTCAAAGGCGGCGGCTCGCTGACAGCATTGCCCGTGATTGAAACGCAAGCTGGTGATGTCTCAGCCTACATTCCGACCAATGTAATTTCTATTACAGATGGGCAGATTTATCTCGAGTCCAATCTCTTCAATGCCGGTGTGCGTCCTGCCATCAACGTTGGTATTTCGGTCTCACGCGTCGGTGGTAACGCACAAATCAAAGCGATGAAGAAAATTTCAGGTACGCTGCGTTTAGACCTTGCGCAGTACCGCTCCTTAGAAGCCTTCGCCAAATTTGGCTCCGACCTCGACAAAGCGACACAAGCACAACTGACGCGCGGGGCGCGCTTGGTCGAGATCTTAAAGCAAGGGCAGTATGCCCCAGTGCCTGTCGAAGAGCAAGTTGTCTCTATCTTCATCGGCACAAATGGTTTTCTTGATACGCTGCCGATTAATCAGGTGCGCAAGTTCGAAGCAGAATTCTTGCAAAGTCTGCGCGATAAAAATCCTGAAATTTTGAAGTCTATTGCAGAGAAAAAGGAAATGACGGACGAAGTAACTAAGCAACTCAAAGAGCTTGCAAAGAACTACTTGGAAGTCTTCAAGGCAAAAAACAAAACCAATTAA
- a CDS encoding methionine adenosyltransferase, whose amino-acid sequence MSMAKYLFTSESVSAGHPDKVADQISDALLDAFLEQDSQSRVACETFVTTGQVIVGGEVTTKAYVEVPDLVRKVIEEIGYTKGEYMFEAKSCGILSAIHAQSPDINMGVDRHKYEKYKDRLDSIGAGDQGMMFGYACKETPELMPAPIMFAHRLVKRLADIRKEGKEMTYLRPDAKSQVTLEYDGNNVVRVDTIVVSTQHDPKPNGMTDKQWQAKIKEDVIACAINKVIPKELIDKNTKFFVNPTGKFEIGGPHGDTGLTGRKIIVDTYGGAAPHGGGAFSGKDPTKVDRSAAYAARHIAKNIVAAGLAEKCTIQVSYAIGVARPVSIYVNTHGTGLSDISDGELQEKVEKIFDLRPLAIIERFSLHKPKGWRYQDTAAYGHFGREMFPWEKLDKVKDLQRAFK is encoded by the coding sequence ATATCAATGGCAAAATACCTTTTTACATCAGAGTCCGTCTCAGCTGGTCATCCCGACAAAGTGGCAGACCAGATTTCCGATGCGCTCTTGGATGCGTTTTTGGAACAAGACAGTCAGTCGCGTGTAGCCTGTGAGACCTTTGTTACCACAGGGCAGGTAATCGTGGGCGGCGAAGTAACTACGAAAGCGTATGTGGAAGTCCCCGATTTGGTGCGCAAGGTGATCGAGGAAATTGGCTATACAAAAGGTGAGTATATGTTTGAAGCTAAGTCCTGTGGGATTCTCTCTGCGATTCATGCCCAGTCACCAGATATCAATATGGGGGTGGATAGACACAAGTATGAAAAATATAAAGATCGGCTCGATAGTATTGGTGCAGGCGACCAAGGCATGATGTTTGGCTATGCCTGTAAGGAAACCCCTGAACTAATGCCGGCACCGATTATGTTTGCGCATCGCTTAGTTAAGCGTTTGGCAGATATTCGCAAAGAGGGCAAGGAGATGACTTACCTGCGCCCTGACGCAAAGAGCCAAGTAACGCTTGAGTATGATGGCAATAATGTGGTGCGTGTCGATACCATTGTGGTCTCTACGCAGCACGATCCTAAACCAAATGGAATGACAGACAAGCAATGGCAAGCCAAAATCAAAGAGGATGTCATTGCATGCGCTATCAACAAAGTCATTCCAAAAGAGTTGATAGATAAAAACACCAAGTTCTTCGTCAATCCCACAGGAAAATTTGAAATCGGTGGTCCGCATGGCGATACCGGTCTGACAGGCAGAAAGATTATCGTAGATACCTATGGCGGTGCTGCCCCACACGGTGGCGGCGCCTTTAGTGGCAAAGATCCAACAAAAGTAGACCGCAGTGCAGCTTATGCAGCGCGGCACATCGCCAAAAACATCGTAGCTGCAGGACTGGCAGAGAAGTGCACCATTCAAGTCTCCTACGCTATTGGTGTAGCACGACCTGTATCTATTTATGTCAATACGCACGGCACGGGTCTAAGTGACATCAGCGATGGGGAACTGCAAGAAAAAGTCGAAAAGATTTTCGACTTGCGTCCGCTAGCAATCATTGAGCGTTTTAGCCTGCATAAACCCAAAGGTTGGCGCTATCAAGACACAGCGGCTTACGGTCACTTTGGGCGTGAGATGTTCCCTTGGGAAAAATTAGACAAGGTGAAAGACTTGCAGCGTGCATTCAAATAA
- a CDS encoding adenosylhomocysteinase has product MATATETKRLPYKVKDISLAEWGRKEIRLAEAEMPGLMQLRKEYGPKKPLKGARIAGCLHMTIQTAVLIETLKELGAEVTWSSCNIFSTQDHAAAAMAAAGIPVYAWKGMTAEEFDWCIEQTLFFPDGQPLNMILDDGGDLTNMVLDKYPELVPNIKGISEETTTGVHRLYERMKNGKLPLPAINVNDSVTKSKFDNKYGCRESLVDAIRRGTDLMLAGKVAVVAGYGDVGKGSAESLSSAGVRVIVTEVDPICALQAAIDGYEVKKMENAIPQADIVVTATGNRDIVTAKHFKLMKDKTVVCNIGHFDIEIDMAWLNKNYGHTKTQIKPQVDLYNIDGKDIIVLAEGRLVNLGVAMGHPSFVMSMSFTNQVLAQIELWQNSDKYENKVYVLPKHLDEMVARLHLEKLGVELEELTPEQAAYIGVDPKGPFKPEHYRY; this is encoded by the coding sequence ATGGCAACAGCAACTGAAACAAAACGATTGCCCTACAAGGTCAAGGATATATCACTTGCAGAATGGGGACGCAAAGAAATTCGTCTGGCAGAAGCCGAAATGCCCGGTTTGATGCAGTTGCGCAAAGAATACGGTCCAAAAAAACCGCTCAAAGGTGCGCGCATTGCGGGTTGTCTGCATATGACGATTCAAACTGCTGTGCTGATTGAGACACTCAAAGAACTGGGTGCCGAAGTGACATGGTCGAGTTGCAACATTTTTTCAACACAAGACCACGCAGCCGCAGCAATGGCAGCTGCAGGTATTCCAGTTTATGCCTGGAAAGGTATGACCGCCGAAGAATTTGACTGGTGTATTGAGCAAACGCTTTTCTTTCCCGATGGGCAACCGCTCAATATGATTTTGGATGATGGCGGCGATTTGACCAATATGGTTTTAGACAAGTATCCCGAGCTCGTCCCAAATATCAAAGGAATCTCCGAAGAGACTACGACAGGCGTGCATCGTCTCTATGAGAGGATGAAAAACGGTAAGCTCCCACTGCCAGCAATTAATGTCAATGATAGCGTTACAAAATCAAAGTTTGACAATAAATACGGCTGTCGTGAATCGCTGGTGGATGCTATTCGTCGTGGCACAGACTTGATGCTAGCAGGGAAAGTAGCGGTGGTAGCAGGCTATGGCGATGTTGGCAAAGGGTCGGCTGAATCGCTGAGCAGTGCAGGCGTGCGCGTGATTGTTACAGAAGTCGATCCTATCTGCGCGCTACAAGCCGCTATCGATGGTTACGAAGTCAAAAAGATGGAAAATGCTATTCCTCAAGCAGATATTGTCGTAACAGCAACAGGCAATCGCGATATTGTAACCGCCAAGCACTTCAAACTGATGAAAGACAAAACCGTCGTCTGCAACATCGGGCACTTCGATATTGAAATCGATATGGCTTGGCTAAACAAAAACTATGGACATACCAAGACACAAATCAAGCCACAGGTCGATCTTTACAATATCGATGGCAAAGATATTATTGTGCTTGCAGAAGGGCGCTTGGTGAACTTAGGCGTGGCAATGGGGCATCCATCGTTTGTGATGTCAATGTCTTTCACGAACCAAGTGCTTGCACAAATTGAGCTCTGGCAAAATTCAGATAAGTATGAGAACAAAGTCTATGTTCTGCCAAAGCATCTTGATGAAATGGTCGCAAGGCTACATCTTGAAAAGCTCGGCGTAGAGCTTGAAGAGCTAACACCAGAGCAAGCCGCCTATATCGGTGTCGATCCAAAAGGTCCATTCAAACCAGAGCACTATCGCTACTAA
- a CDS encoding cytochrome B, translating to MADLVQTKSAAASAGEASASNGTAEKFNLQDWINIRIGSMTYAIDYLSKKTVPIHRQSIWYYFGGLTLFFFVIQIITGLLLLLYYKPTEKEAFDSFVYIQKEVAFGWLIRQVHSWSANLMTLMMFIHMFSAYFMKAYRKPRELMWLTGFVLCLLTLGLGFTGYLLPWNELAFFATQIGISIPGSIGSMPLIGDLIGPPIIEATAKILGADILMIDGKPVPQVTGETLTRMFGFHVVLLPGITLLVLSAHLLLMQTLGNSVPIGYRERGLLKGEEPFFPNFLMKDFIGWMIGFAVLIFLAVMFPWEIGVKLDPVNSAPSPEIKPEWYFWAQFQFLKQVPGWVAAIFLGVAVVVWALVPFLDKKSSREEKSPAYTIFGVLTLAFFLFESFLVYYNYSLTHKHGPWF from the coding sequence ATGGCAGATCTTGTTCAAACCAAGAGCGCTGCAGCGTCAGCCGGTGAGGCATCAGCGAGCAACGGCACCGCCGAAAAATTCAATCTTCAAGATTGGATTAACATACGCATTGGCTCAATGACCTATGCAATTGATTACCTCAGCAAAAAGACCGTGCCAATCCATCGCCAATCCATTTGGTATTACTTCGGCGGTCTCACACTGTTCTTTTTTGTCATTCAAATCATCACAGGCTTGCTGCTGCTGCTTTACTACAAACCCACAGAAAAAGAAGCCTTTGACTCTTTTGTCTATATTCAAAAGGAAGTCGCCTTCGGCTGGCTTATTCGCCAGGTGCACAGCTGGTCAGCTAACCTCATGACCCTGATGATGTTTATTCACATGTTCAGTGCCTATTTCATGAAAGCCTACCGTAAGCCACGCGAACTGATGTGGCTCACAGGCTTCGTGCTTTGCTTACTGACACTTGGATTGGGCTTCACGGGCTATCTGCTCCCCTGGAACGAACTTGCCTTCTTTGCGACCCAAATCGGCATTTCAATTCCTGGCTCAATTGGCAGTATGCCCCTGATTGGTGATCTTATTGGACCACCGATCATTGAAGCCACCGCCAAAATTCTTGGCGCTGATATCTTGATGATTGATGGTAAACCTGTGCCACAAGTTACAGGTGAGACACTCACACGCATGTTTGGCTTCCATGTGGTACTGCTTCCGGGCATCACACTGTTGGTGCTTTCAGCACACTTGCTTCTGATGCAAACCCTCGGTAACTCCGTGCCGATTGGCTACCGAGAGCGCGGCCTTCTCAAAGGTGAAGAACCCTTCTTCCCGAATTTCTTGATGAAAGATTTTATCGGCTGGATGATTGGCTTTGCCGTACTCATCTTCCTTGCAGTCATGTTCCCTTGGGAAATCGGTGTCAAGCTCGATCCCGTTAACTCCGCGCCAAGCCCTGAAATTAAGCCTGAATGGTATTTCTGGGCACAATTCCAGTTCCTCAAGCAAGTGCCAGGCTGGGTGGCTGCGATCTTCTTAGGCGTTGCTGTAGTCGTGTGGGCGCTTGTGCCATTCCTTGATAAGAAATCCTCGCGTGAGGAAAAGAGCCCAGCTTACACTATCTTCGGAGTCCTAACATTAGCTTTCTTCCTCTTTGAGTCATTTCTTGTCTATTACAATTACTCGCTCACGCATAAGCACGGACCTTGGTTCTAA